In Nerophis ophidion isolate RoL-2023_Sa linkage group LG02, RoL_Noph_v1.0, whole genome shotgun sequence, one DNA window encodes the following:
- the lyve1a gene encoding lymphatic vessel endothelial hyaluronic acid receptor 1a: MKTIWFSIALAMSISAVSTEVKEIKLRVFPAKSIAGVFQVTNLNELDQPEYAFNITEARDLCTTLGVNIASKDQVMEALEGGLETCRFGWIDEHFVVIPRVKALSNCGQNQTGLVQWRAALTKKFDVFCFNETDKAAEPEKEMMTLISESLQNPTLDPLLNIVNLSLTSDLSMLARVVGNEQSSRRGKVVLITSMCAVLLIAIAAFAYFKIKRTFRRGEPNQEGDHVETQDWTSVKIAEKDNRTTRKMNG; this comes from the exons ATGAAGACTATTTGGTTTAGTATTGCTTTAGCAATGTCAATCTCTGCCGTCTCCACTGAAGTCAAGGAAATTAAACTCAGAG TCTTCCCAGCAAAGAGCATTGCCGGCGTGTTCCAGGTGACTAATCTGAATGAGCTGGACCAGCCTGAGTACGCCTTCAATATCACGGAAGCTCGCGATCTCTGCACAACTCTCGGAGTCAACATTGCCTCCAAAGACCAAGTCATGGAAGCCCTGGAGGGAGGTTTGGAAACATGCAG GTTTGGATGGATTGATGAGCATTTTGTGGTCATTCCCCGCGTCAAAGCACTTTCAAACTGTGGACAAAACCAGACGGGCTTGGTCCAATGGAGAGCTGCTCTTACCAAAAAGTTTGATGTATTTTGTTTTAACGAAACAG atAAGGCAGCTGAGCCAGAGAAAGAAATGATGACTTTGATTTCTGAGTCCCTTCAGAATCCCACACTTGATCCCTTGCTCAATATTGTCAACCTATCTTTGACTTCGGACCTCTCGATGCTGGCTCGTGTTGTCGGGAATGAACAAAGCTCCAGGAGAG GAAAAGTAGTGCTCATCACCTCAATGTGTGCTGTCCTCCTGATCGCAATTGCCGCCTTTGCATACTTCAAAAT AAAGAGGACCTTTCGGAGAGGTGAGCCAAACCAGGAGGGGGACCACGTAGAGACCCAAGACTGGACAAGTGTGAAGATCGCAGAGAAAGACAACAGGACAACACGGAAGATGAATGGCTAA